The Actinomycetes bacterium genome contains the following window.
CTCGCGCCACTGAATCCTGCCGCTGACCGCAGCCATCGTGATCAAGGCTCGGGCTGCCGCGGCAGTGCCGGAGGGAGTGGCATTGTCAGCTGGATCTCGGGGTCGCCGCACCAACCGTTCCGCATCCACCGCCGTGTCATAGCATCGCCACCGCTGCTGGTCCTGTTCAAAGAACAGCCCGGTCATGGCCTCGGTGACGGCAACTGCCGACTCGAACCAGGAAGTATCGCCAGTGGCTCGCTGCAGCGCTACGAAAGCCTCTACGGTCAGGGCGTAGTCCTCTAACAGACCTGGCGCAGCGCCCGGCTTCCCGTGACGTGAAATCCGACAAAGCCTGACCCCGGCCGAGTCAGCTGTCACGTGTACCGACCGAATCTGGTCACCCACAGCGACCGCTGCCGAAATCCATTCCGCACGATCAAACAACAGCCCAGCGCGAACCAAAGCTAGGATCGCCAGCGAGTTCCACGCCAGCACGGTCTTATCGTCTCGGGCTGGTTGTGGTCGGAGAGCTCTGGCCGCTAGCAATTCTTGCCGACACCGTCGCCAGCGCTCGACATCGTCGGGGTCGGATTGTAGTTGCAGCACTGACGTACCAACCTCGAACGTTCCCGCCGCAGTGACCGACGCGAGTTCGGCAACCCACTCACCGTCGTCAGCTCCCAACACCGTGGCGAGTTGTTCAGGGGTCCAGGCGTAGCTTGCACCTTCACCACCAGGGGAGTCTGCCGTTTCCGGCGCATCGGCATCCAACGCCGCAGCAAAACCGCCTTCAGGCAGGAGAAGATCATTGAGCATGAACTCAATAGTTTCTGCGCAGATGCGTTTTGCCAACGAGTCACCGGTAGTCGCCCACCAGGTCGCGTAGACATCAACGAGTAGTGCGTTGTCGTACAGCATCTTCTCGAAGTGGGGCACCGTCCAGGTTTCATCGACGCTGTATCGGGCGAAACCGCCGGCGAGTTGGTCGTACATTCCGCCACGTGCCATGGCGGTGCAGGTAGCTGCGACCCACTGCGCCGGGCGCGGCTGTTCGGTCACGGTCGCGTAGTCCAGTAAGAACCGCAGAATCATGCTGGGCGGAAACTTGGGGGCGGCTCCGAAGCCGGCGTTGACTGGATCGAAGGAGTTCGCCAGTTCGGTAACCGCTGCCGACATGATCGTCGAGGCTGGTTCCACCGAGTTCAACTCGGCAGGCTGGTCGCGCTCGGCTAGCAGCGTATTGATGCGTTCCGCCGAGGTAAGTAACTGTTCGCGCCGGTTCTGCCAGGCATCCGAGACCGCGGTCATCACCTGCCCGAATGAGGGCATGTTCCCGTGGGGAAGATCGGGAAAGTAGGTACCGGCGTAAAAGGCGCGACCTTCATGATCCAGCCACACCGACATCGGCCAGCCGCCGTGACCGGTCAAAGCGGTGGTGGCAGCCATGTACACCGAATCAACATCCGGTCGCTCCTCCCGATCTACCTTGATCGCAACGAAGTTCTCGCTAAGCCGACGGGCAACCACTGGGTCCGAAAAAGATTCATCTGCCATCACATGGCACCAGTGACAAGCGGCATAGCCCACCGACAGGAAGACCGGCACATCTCGCCTACGCGCCTCGGCGAAGGCATCCTGACCCCAGGCATGCCAGTCCACCGGATTGGTCGCAGCAGCAGCGGTGTAGAGGGTCAGGTGTTCGGCCGGGAGATCGCGCAGCAGCATGGCAGCAGGCTACCGCCCACTCACTGGAGCTGCTCACTCCCCGCACGGAGCAACGTTGCCCGCCCGGTCTGGCCCCTAAGATGCAGGAGTGACCGATGTCGCCGACTCCACACCACCGGAGACCATTCCGCAGCGCGCTCGGCGACTGCGAAATCTTGCGCTCGGATCAGCTGCCCTCTTTGTGCTCATATATCTACTCGCAGTTCACACCCAACTGGGCCAAGAGTGGGATGACCGCGCAGTATTGGAAAGATTTGCCGCCGGGAAAAAGCACATGAACCGAGCCAAAGACATCCTGGATGCGATTCGGGTTCAGTCATTGGTGGTGGGGTTGCTGGTTCTGATTGCGATTGGCTTGTGGCGGCGACGACCCTGGGCGGCTGCCAGCGCAGTACTGCTGTTCGCCGGTACGATCCTGCTCGCTGAAGTGCTGAAACTCGTGCTGCCCCGACCCGATCTCAGCCAGTTGGAGGATCGGCCGCTATTCGATGGCATCAACACGTTCCCGAGCGGTCACGCAACGATCGCGACTTCGCTGGTTCTCGCATTGCTCTTGGTGTCCAGCGCTCGCGCTCGCCCCTGGGTTGCCGTCGTTGGCCTGGTATGGGCCGCAACCGCCACTTGGGGGACCTTGGCCGCTGGCTGGCATCGCCCATCTGATGCGGTCGGCGGCATCCTGCTCGCCACTGCCTGCTTCGCCGGCGGCGCGTCCTGGCTACTGCCCAGACACTGGCGGTCAGCAACCGGGACGAAACTTGCCGACCAATTGTTGCCAATGGGCGGACTGCTGCTGGCGCTGCTGGCACTAGCCGCACGAATCATGACTTGGTGGGCGCCCTCGGGGAACGACGGGCAATTGGGCAGCGCTACCTACATCAGCGCATCAATTCTGATCTTGGCTGCGGTCAGTTTTTCGATCCTGTACTTCGCCTGGCTGCTGAAGGAACAGGACTGGACCTCGCGCACTTCCGATGGGCCGACTGCAGCCAGTTAATGCCGGCTTATTGGGTAGACCGCTAAAGGACGACTCCCGCTTCGGTCCCATCAGTGGTCCATTCCGACGGGGGCACGGTATCCGCCCCAATGCCGGTGTCCGGCAACTCCAAGTAGGTCACCGGGTTGGGGAAGTCTAGGTCACCATCGAGGATTTGCTGCAGCGTGTCGGGGCAGGTGTAGTCCTCGCCGTACTTCCAGAAGGTCTCCCACATTTTCATCGTGACCTGATCGCCAGAAGTGTCCATTTCAATGCGGTGGCAAAAGTAGGTGTCCGTGCCGAGCCCCGGAATCTCGTTGAAGATGATGCCCGCCTGCCACAACTTCGTCGGATCATCCTTGTCGTACACATCCCAGCCAGTGGTGCATTCGACAGTCAGGGTGTTGTTTCCGGCACCCGCATCTTTGCCCCAGAGGATGGTCACGATTCCGTTGGGCATACCGGTTGCCATTTGCACGTTCTGCGCACCACCGGCGGTCTTGCCTTTGGCTACGTCCCAGACGAGCGACTGTCCCGGGCCATAGGAACCGAAGATTTGCCGCGGCACCGTCGCACCACCGGTGAACCCTTGGCCGTCTTTGACGCAATCACTGACCTGTTGGCCCGACGAGGCTGGTGTCGCGGTCTCGTCCGGCGAACTCGTAGATGTGGACTAACTGGCCACCAGTAACGCAGCAACCAGCAGCGAGGGGACAAGAAACTTGGGCATCATTATCGCTCCCGGGATCGTTGAACGATTGGCAGCCTATCGGGACTGCCGCAGCCTTCACAGGAAGAGAACTACGAAAGCAGCTAGCCCGGTAGTTCCACCCGAAGCAGCCGGTCGTCCTTAGGCTGCGGGGATCCGCGCCCGTCGGTGTTGTTCGTGGCCACCAACAAACTGCCACTTTCGGTGACGACGACGTCCCGCAACCGCCCGTATTCGCCAGCGAACCAGTCAACGGGGTCCCCGGCACTGTCCCCAGCGAGCGAGACTTGCCACAGTCGTTCCCCGCGCAGGGAAGCGATCCAGGCCGATCCATCGGCGATGGCCATCCCGGAGGGACTGGCGATCGAAGTCGGAGACCATTGAGCGGCAGGTTGAGCGTACTTGTCATTGTCACAACGCCCCTCGCACTCTGGCCAGCCATAGTTCGAGCCTGGTTGGATCTGATTGAGTTCATCGACATCGTTCTGGCCAAACTCACTGGCCCACAGCCTGCCATCCTCATCCCAGGCCAGCCCCTGCACGTTGCGGTGCCCTGAGGAATACACCGGCGATGTCGGACCTGGGTTACCCTCGGCCGGTTCGCCGTCGCTGGTTATCCGCAGAATCTTGCCAGCCAAACTTTGCGGATCTTGCGCGAGTTCTGCTTGACCCGCGTCGCCCGTACCGACGTAGAGGAATCCATCGGGGCCAAAGTCGATGCGCCCACCGTTGTGGATCGGCGCTTTGGGGATACCGGTGAAGACCACCTGTTGTCCAGCTAGTTGCTCACCGTCCCAGTCCAACTTCGCGATGCGGTTGTCATCCGCAGCCGTGTAGTAGACGTAGACGGATGCCCGACCTTGAGTGGCTTCCGGAGAAATCGCGATTCCCAACAGACCGCCTTCACCACCGGGTACGACTCCCTCAACATCTGCCACCTTGCGGGGCTGTCCGCCGGTATCAATCACCGAGATGGTGGCAGTGTCTCGGTGAGTGACCAGCAAATCGCCATCAGGTAACAGCGCCATTCCCCAGGGGGCCGCGAGGTCGGTGGCAGCATTCCCCACAACTTCAGGCACCGGCTCACCGGGATCGGGGGACACCAACGGTTCAGACACGGTCGTGCTGCACGCCGCTAACAGCGGCAAGGAGAGCAAGGCAGCAACAAGACGGATCACGCCCATAGTGTCTCTCAGAAAGCCGGTTCCCGCCTCGGCAGGAGTGAGCCCAGCGAATCTCCGTGGGCTTTGTGCGTGCCGACTCCACGTGCCGCTTCAGTCCAGACAGCAGAGATCGTATGCCGTTGCAGTGCGCACGCCGGAGCAGCATTACCTCCATCAGTACACCGACTGGACCAAAGTTCAAGCGATAGTCCGGCGCCACAATGACCCGAACGCGCTCCGCTACCGGCTCTTCACTTCGCTGGCTCTGAAAGTGGCGCAGATCACACTTTCTCATGATCAACATGTGACCTGGCTCATTGTCGATTGACGTGTGACTCCCGCAACCTCGGGAAGAACAGGTGTGGTGGATAACCACCTGGTAAGCCCCGTTGCTAGTACCGAAATGTCCGCGAGGCGGGCCTTACGGCGCGAGGGGACCTACAACGAAGGAATATCTGTGCGAAGCACAACTGCCCTGTCCGCTGCTGCCCTGACGGCCGCGTCCGCCCTGCTGGTGGGTCCTGCGGTTGCCACCGCAACGGCTGCACCTGCCGCACCCAGCGCTACTGGGGCCGAGCAGACCACTGCTGCGGCCGCTGCTACTGCGAGCAAAAAGAGCAAGAAAGCAAAGGTCCGGCCCAGCTATGTGAAGAAATACAAATTGAAGAACTCGGACTTGCGGCAGATCAAGCAATCCCGCAAGTGGGCTAAGTCTCCTAAGGCCAAGGCGGTTCGCTGGTGCGAGTCGAACGGTCGTTACAAGATCAATACCGGTAACGGCTACTACGGCGCTTGGCAGTTTGCCTACGGCACCTGGCTGGGCAGTGGCGGTGGCCGCTTCGAGTCCCATGCTCATAAAGCGCCTAAGTTCGCGCAGGACCACATTGCCTGGAAACTCTGGAAGTCGCGTGGCTGGCAGCCCTGGGGCTGCGCCTAAGCAGCAGTCGCGCTAGTACTAACTGAGCCCGGTCAACCCCAAAGGTTGGCCGGGCTCAGTTCATATCGGGCGGCGAGTTGCGTGCAACTACGTTCGTCCATCCCGACCGGACTCCGGCCAATCCACTGGCGCACAACCATAAGGACTCACTGCGGTGGACTTAGCCGACGACACTCTCGTCTAGCGGCGTTGGGCTGGGCTTAGCAGGTTTGTCACCGGCAGGTTGCTTGTCTTTAGAATCCGGCTTCGCCGACGAGTCACCCGTGCTCTTGCTCGGCTTGTCCGCGGGCTTGTCCTGCCCCGCTTCGTCGGTAGTCTCCTCCGGCGCTGGTGCTGGGTCGGGATTCACATTGGGGCCTAGGAATGAGACATGGATATGGTCAACATGGTTAGCCGTGCAACCACCGCGGTTCGACATACCTCGCCATTGATTCGGTGGGACAACGGGACTACCAGCCACCCAGATTCGCTGGTTCCAAATAATGTACTGCACCTCAAACTTGCCTGAGTTCTGCATGAAGAAGGTAGCGATCACATCACCGAGACCAGCGTTCTTCTTCTCGGTAGAACAGCCCTCCGGCAGCATTAAGTCGATGGCCCGGCCAGAAGGATGATCCGGATAGGGATCCGATTGTCGCCAACCACCGATACTGGCTAGTTGCGGCCAAGTGGCGGCAGCACAACGACCACCCCGGACCGCTGCTGGCTGCATATTTCCTTCACCGAAGATGGCACTGGGAGGACAACTGTCCGGGTTGTTGAGCACCTTGCCGTCGGGGAGTTTCACGAAGCCGCGCGGGTCAGCACCACATTGGAAAGGCCGCTTGTCCGGCTTCGGGACGCTGTTGGCTTTGCGTGGACTGTCGAGGACCGGGCGTCCCACTTTCCATACTCGATTGTGGGGAATCCTGACTGCGTTTACACCGCCAGTCCCGGCATCCGCAGCAATCATCAGGTCGTCGCGGACCACGATGCCCACGTGATTGACACCCCGCTTGTTGTTTTGCAGGAATACCCAATCACCCACGTTCAACTTGCTGCTGGGCAGTAGCCGGGTGCGCTCGGCGACTCCGCGGACACCCCCGGCAGGCAGCGGCCGCTCGTCGGTGCGGTTAGCTTTCGGAGTCGCAGGGATGTTCCAGGACCGGTCAACAAGTGCAGCGCAATCCATTTCTTTTTCGGTATTGGTGCGCCACTTGTAGCCAGTACCCATGCGTGACACCGCATAGGTGACGCTAGCAACAACCTGTTCCGGCAGCAGGACTGACTTCTTGTCCCCACGGCTCCAGTAGCCAATCCCTGGGTCGTTGGCGCGTTGCACCACCCCGGCTGGCAACTGGTCTTGCTTGATGTCTTTCCCGGTGACCGCTGGTACTCGCCAGTTAGCAAGCCGCGACAGGTAGCGAGACCACTCGGCCGCCGCCTCACCATTAAGTTTGGCTTGTTCGGCCGAGTACAGCGAACCCTCCCCAGCCAGGAACTTGGCCCAAGCTGCCACGCCATCCGCCATCTCCTGACGCAACCCAGCCAGTTGAGTATCCAGCGACTCAAGGGTGGCAGCAGCAGCCTTTTCTGCAGATTCTGCGGCGACTTTCATCTCCTGGTTGCGGGCCAACAACGCTACCGCTTGGTCATACTGCAAATCTTTACGGTCGCCCACCCGAAGGGCCTCGTCAGCAACGCGGGCTGACGCCCCCGGATCATCGGTGTCGATCATCGAAGCAATGACACTGAGGTCGGTCGGGCCGTTCATGTACACGGCGCGGGCATATTGACCGACGGTCAACCGGGCAGCCGTTGCCGCTTCCTCGTTGCGCTCAACCTCAGCTTCCATCTCACGCGCTTTGGCCTTGGCATCGCGATACTTATCCCGTGCCGCCTCGCGCGCGGCCTGAATCTCAGTGAGGTCCGTTTGCATCAGGCTGGACCGCAGCTCATCCGGAGAATCTGAAGCAGCGGCCGGTCCCGAGATTGCGGGTACGACGAGAAGCCCCATCGCCGCTGTAGCGGCTGACAGAGCTAGGGGAAGAGCGCGGCCAGCGCGCCAGAAACTCGTCATTGCTTTCAACCTAAACTGATATCGGCACCTCTGGGGGCCTGCTTGAGAAACTGGGCGAGACCTGAGGGTGTGGAAACCCCCCAAACCGCGCGAATCGGACGCTACTGATCGCTGGAAGGTGGCGAATATCACCATGTACCGGCCACCCTCGGTCACTCGCCCACACACCTCGGCCTAGGCTGCAGCCATGGCCGGCTCCGCAATGAACTCCCGCCGCGGAGTCTTTCTGGTTTTTGAAGGCGGTGAGGGCAGTGGCAAATCCACGCAAACCCGACTGCTCGCTGCCGCCATGGAGCGGCTTGGCCACACCGCAACCATCACTCGAGAACCAGGCGGCTCCAAGCGAGCCGAAAGCATCCGCAACCTCATTCTCGGCGCGGGGTCTGCCGACCTCGATGCCCGCACCGAAGCGCTGCTCTTTGCCGCAGCTCGAGCTGATCACGCCGAACACACGATCAGGCCGGCACTAGCAGCAGGAGACGTGGTGATCTCTGACCGCTACATCGACTCATCAGTTGCCTATCAAGGCGTGGCTCGGGGCCTAGGGGCACAAACGATCCGCGACTTGAGCATGTGGGCCACCGATGACCTGACGCCAGCGCTCACCATCGTGCTGGACGTCGACCCCTTAATCGGTTTGAAAAGAGCCGAGGATGCCAACCGGTTGGAAGCTGAGCCACTTGCTTTTCATCGCTGCGTGCGACAGGCCTTTCTCGATCTCGCCGCCGCTGAACCAGATCGCTACCTAGTTGTTTCGGCCGACGATTCCGCGGCGCAGGTCCACAGCAGCATCTGGCAGGCACTCACCAATCGAGGAGTGACGGCATGACCTCAGCCAGCGTGTGGGACCGCGTGATCGGTCAGCCAGCAGCCGCCGCGGAGCTTCGGCAAGCGGCGGCAGCTGCCCACGGCCAGGGACCCGCTCATGCCATGACCCACGCTTGGTTGATCACCGGACCTCCCGGCTCGGGACGAACAACCGCAGCAGTTGCACTGGCCGCCGGGCTGATCTGCCCGACCGGTGGCTGCGGCAACTGCGCCGCGTGTCTAGCGATTGTCGGCGACAACCATCCGGATCTCGACGTGGTGCGCTCGACCACGCTCAGCCTGGGTAAGGATCAGACGAAAGCGCTGGTAACCAAGTCCTACGGAGCACCGGTGTCGGGTGGCTGGCGGATTTTCATCATTGAAGATGCCGACCGGATGACGGAGGCCGCTGCCAACACGCTGCTCAAGGCAATCGAGGAACCGGTGGCCGGAACGGTGTGGCTGCTGTGCGCCCCGAGCACCGAAGATCTGCTGCCCACCATTCGATCGCGCACTCGCCACATCGCGCTCCGGGTTCCAGCAGCAGCCGACGTCGCACGTTTGCTGGAGTCGGAGGGGGTCGATCCAGCTATGGCCTCATTTGCCGCACATGCTGCCCAGGGCCATGTTGGCAGAGCGCGGGCACTAGCAACCGACGAAGCCACTCGAAATCGGCGAGCTGAAATCCTGCGGATACCTCGGCGACTCTCCGCCATCACCGACGCTTTCCAGGCAGCTGCTGATCTGAAACGTACCGCTGAGTCAGATGCGAAGTCTCGGACGCAACAACTCGACGAAGCAGAAAACGCAGAACTGCTCGAGGTGCATGGCGCCGGGGCCACTGGCGTCAAAGACGCGAAAATTCGATCGATAGCGAAACGAGCGATGGCTGATCTAGCCAAAACGCAGCAACAACGCTCGTCCCGATCGGTACGCGACGAACTAGATCGCTATTTTCTGGATCTGATGAGTTTCTACCGCGACGTGCTCATGCAACAACTCGGCGCCAGCGTCGAACCGGTCAATGTCGACATGGCCACGGTCATCGACCAACTGGCACAAGGAGATGATCTCACCAACACCATGTTGCGAATTGATGCGTTGGCAGCCGCCCGCGATCAACTCGCTAGCAACGTTCCACCGCTACTGGTGTGCGAAGCCGTGATGGTGCAATTGTTGCATCCGGTGCGACCTAGTTCAGGTCCCGCTACGAGCTAGCCGATCCCGGGTCAGCGACTCCTTCAGCCAACTCCACGGCGCGCAGACCCTCGGTGTAGGCGGCGAGTTCGAAGACCGCGTTCTCCAGGGCGGTGCTGGGTGCCGTACTGGGGTCCGGGGCGCTCAGCATCTGCAGCGCTGCGTTGAGCAATTCCTCGTATCGTCCGACACCCGCCTGCAACCTACGCCGAATTTGTTCCGCACTCGCCAGTGCAGTTTCTTGCGCCGGTGTTCCCGCCATCTCGATGTTGACTCGATGCAGTAACTCCAGCCGCTGCACCAATGCCGCCATAGCCGGAGCAGCCTCCCAGTCCGCTCGACGCAACTCCAGAGCGGCGTCCTGATGTAGGTCAGCGATGGTGGGGACTAGCGAAGCTAGCTGCAGTCTCACTCGGTGCAGATGAGCCGATTCCGCTGCACCGATAACCCCTTCCGGCAACGGACGCGGCGGGGGCGGCGGGGCCAGCAATGGCTGCGGAGGTTGCAGTGTCTCGAGTTGCCGCTTGGCACTACGGGCCGAAACGGCTCCCACCACCGCCACTGGTGCTCCTACGAAGAACAACGCTTCCGGTCCAGCCACCACAAAGTCCGCGATGGCCGCCGCAGCACCTGCACCGGCCAC
Protein-coding sequences here:
- a CDS encoding thioredoxin domain-containing protein, with translation MLLRDLPAEHLTLYTAAAATNPVDWHAWGQDAFAEARRRDVPVFLSVGYAACHWCHVMADESFSDPVVARRLSENFVAIKVDREERPDVDSVYMAATTALTGHGGWPMSVWLDHEGRAFYAGTYFPDLPHGNMPSFGQVMTAVSDAWQNRREQLLTSAERINTLLAERDQPAELNSVEPASTIMSAAVTELANSFDPVNAGFGAAPKFPPSMILRFLLDYATVTEQPRPAQWVAATCTAMARGGMYDQLAGGFARYSVDETWTVPHFEKMLYDNALLVDVYATWWATTGDSLAKRICAETIEFMLNDLLLPEGGFAAALDADAPETADSPGGEGASYAWTPEQLATVLGADDGEWVAELASVTAAGTFEVGTSVLQLQSDPDDVERWRRCRQELLAARALRPQPARDDKTVLAWNSLAILALVRAGLLFDRAEWISAAVAVGDQIRSVHVTADSAGVRLCRISRHGKPGAAPGLLEDYALTVEAFVALQRATGDTSWFESAVAVTEAMTGLFFEQDQQRWRCYDTAVDAERLVRRPRDPADNATPSGTAAAARALITMAAVSGRIQWREIADQLLADLSGLIAQHPRFAGWGLQALLLADAGPWEVAVIPGEDDDAAAVLALLCTVETAGSGRAVSVRGSVAPPANPAAVSEEAAGAEDIPLLIGRPAGDVSAAHVCRNFACGLPTTDSQTLREQLQSG
- a CDS encoding phosphatase PAP2 family protein; translation: MTDVADSTPPETIPQRARRLRNLALGSAALFVLIYLLAVHTQLGQEWDDRAVLERFAAGKKHMNRAKDILDAIRVQSLVVGLLVLIAIGLWRRRPWAAASAVLLFAGTILLAEVLKLVLPRPDLSQLEDRPLFDGINTFPSGHATIATSLVLALLLVSSARARPWVAVVGLVWAATATWGTLAAGWHRPSDAVGGILLATACFAGGASWLLPRHWRSATGTKLADQLLPMGGLLLALLALAARIMTWWAPSGNDGQLGSATYISASILILAAVSFSILYFAWLLKEQDWTSRTSDGPTAAS
- a CDS encoding PQQ-dependent sugar dehydrogenase, producing MGVIRLVAALLSLPLLAACSTTVSEPLVSPDPGEPVPEVVGNAATDLAAPWGMALLPDGDLLVTHRDTATISVIDTGGQPRKVADVEGVVPGGEGGLLGIAISPEATQGRASVYVYYTAADDNRIAKLDWDGEQLAGQQVVFTGIPKAPIHNGGRIDFGPDGFLYVGTGDAGQAELAQDPQSLAGKILRITSDGEPAEGNPGPTSPVYSSGHRNVQGLAWDEDGRLWASEFGQNDVDELNQIQPGSNYGWPECEGRCDNDKYAQPAAQWSPTSIASPSGMAIADGSAWIASLRGERLWQVSLAGDSAGDPVDWFAGEYGRLRDVVVTESGSLLVATNNTDGRGSPQPKDDRLLRVELPG
- a CDS encoding transglycosylase family protein; the encoded protein is MRSTTALSAAALTAASALLVGPAVATATAAPAAPSATGAEQTTAAAAATASKKSKKAKVRPSYVKKYKLKNSDLRQIKQSRKWAKSPKAKAVRWCESNGRYKINTGNGYYGAWQFAYGTWLGSGGGRFESHAHKAPKFAQDHIAWKLWKSRGWQPWGCA
- a CDS encoding C40 family peptidase — encoded protein: MTSFWRAGRALPLALSAATAAMGLLVVPAISGPAAASDSPDELRSSLMQTDLTEIQAAREAARDKYRDAKAKAREMEAEVERNEEAATAARLTVGQYARAVYMNGPTDLSVIASMIDTDDPGASARVADEALRVGDRKDLQYDQAVALLARNQEMKVAAESAEKAAAATLESLDTQLAGLRQEMADGVAAWAKFLAGEGSLYSAEQAKLNGEAAAEWSRYLSRLANWRVPAVTGKDIKQDQLPAGVVQRANDPGIGYWSRGDKKSVLLPEQVVASVTYAVSRMGTGYKWRTNTEKEMDCAALVDRSWNIPATPKANRTDERPLPAGGVRGVAERTRLLPSSKLNVGDWVFLQNNKRGVNHVGIVVRDDLMIAADAGTGGVNAVRIPHNRVWKVGRPVLDSPRKANSVPKPDKRPFQCGADPRGFVKLPDGKVLNNPDSCPPSAIFGEGNMQPAAVRGGRCAAATWPQLASIGGWRQSDPYPDHPSGRAIDLMLPEGCSTEKKNAGLGDVIATFFMQNSGKFEVQYIIWNQRIWVAGSPVVPPNQWRGMSNRGGCTANHVDHIHVSFLGPNVNPDPAPAPEETTDEAGQDKPADKPSKSTGDSSAKPDSKDKQPAGDKPAKPSPTPLDESVVG
- the tmk gene encoding dTMP kinase, with the protein product MNSRRGVFLVFEGGEGSGKSTQTRLLAAAMERLGHTATITREPGGSKRAESIRNLILGAGSADLDARTEALLFAAARADHAEHTIRPALAAGDVVISDRYIDSSVAYQGVARGLGAQTIRDLSMWATDDLTPALTIVLDVDPLIGLKRAEDANRLEAEPLAFHRCVRQAFLDLAAAEPDRYLVVSADDSAAQVHSSIWQALTNRGVTA
- a CDS encoding DNA polymerase III subunit delta' is translated as MTSASVWDRVIGQPAAAAELRQAAAAAHGQGPAHAMTHAWLITGPPGSGRTTAAVALAAGLICPTGGCGNCAACLAIVGDNHPDLDVVRSTTLSLGKDQTKALVTKSYGAPVSGGWRIFIIEDADRMTEAAANTLLKAIEEPVAGTVWLLCAPSTEDLLPTIRSRTRHIALRVPAAADVARLLESEGVDPAMASFAAHAAQGHVGRARALATDEATRNRRAEILRIPRRLSAITDAFQAAADLKRTAESDAKSRTQQLDEAENAELLEVHGAGATGVKDAKIRSIAKRAMADLAKTQQQRSSRSVRDELDRYFLDLMSFYRDVLMQQLGASVEPVNVDMATVIDQLAQGDDLTNTMLRIDALAAARDQLASNVPPLLVCEAVMVQLLHPVRPSSGPATS